GAATATTTTTTTATTTGTCAGTCCCTTATTACTCATCGGGCGACTTCCAGTTGCCTAATACTTTTTTTACTACGTTAGTTTTTTGGAGTAGATGGGTAGTATAGATTACCGAAAAAACTAATTTGGACTATAGTGATGTTCAAGACTAAATTATCAGAATCCTCTGTCTCAAAGGAACTTCATACCTCGAAGTTAATGCATCGACATATTGGGGCGATCGCAGCTTTAGTTTTAATTAGCTTACTGAGTTCATTGAGTGGTACACCAGTTGACCACGCCATCTCTAACGCCTGGGAAGGCTTTCTCTGGGGATTGGCAGATCCAGTAATTAGCTTAAATTGCTTAGTTGGTATTGTGGCGATTGGCTTACTCTCATCTGTATTTGTTCGTGGCGCTGCGATCGCTGGATGTTTTATCTTCGCAACAGTTTTGGGCATTGTAATTCATTTATTGCAGCTAGATTTACCAGGCACAGAAATAGCCATCGCTATTTCTACCATTGTTTTTGGTACTATGCTGATGATGCCAAATCAACTAAACTTTCTGGTGCTTGCTCTGGTGGGCATTAGTGCTGGTTTATTTCAGGGTTACGCGAATGCTGAATCTATTATTAGTGTAGGAATAATACCAGTAGTTGCATATATACTAGGTATTACCTTAACTCTGTTTGCAGTTGCCATGAGTGCTAGAGAAATTGGTGTTGGGATGGGTATGGGAGAAATCAACCGAATTTTATCCTGGAAAATGAGCATTGCTGGCTTCGCTTTGTGTGCGATCGGCATCGTGTTTTTGAGCAATTCGATCATTTAAATCACATATTTCAATTCAGTGGAATACATTCATTCGTGGGGGCGTACAGCTAACTGTGTGCCCCATTATGTTTTTGGACTAAAAATTTTCCTTTATCTATGCTCAAAAATTAATTATGTTAATCTGTTTCAGTGTATATGTAAAAGAATTAGCCATTAATTTTACATAATGAGGTTTGAAATTGTGGTGTTTGAACCTGAAGATATTCTAGAGGGAAGTCGCTCGATTCGTCCCCTTCTTCCAGAAATTTTAGGAGATGATGCGGTTCAAGTAGACCGCCAATTGTCTGAACTATTGGCACAAGCTAAAGCAGGGGAGCCAGTTCATGAACCGATTTTAGCAATGCTCAAAAGTTACCCAGATACTCGCAACTGGATAGCTGAGTTTCTCAGTAAAAAACAGGTATCAAAAGGTTTTGAAGAACTTCCAGGTAAAAGTCAACCAATATCCGCTTCAAAATATAGATGTCCTGAAGGGGACGATTATACTTGGTATCGTCGCGTTGTCGGAGCAAAGATACCAAACTGTCCGACTCACAATGTCCCACTAATACCTGCTGATTAGTTACAAAATATGCCAACCAAATTTTTGGAAAGTCTGGGTGGAAAGCTGGCAGAAAACTGGGCTGCGAACATACTAACACCAGCCTTTGTTTTCTGGATTGGGGGATTACTAGCTTGGGTGTGGCGTTTTGGTAGAAAACCCTTGGAAGACTGGCTTAAACTGCAATCAGAATCTTTGTTGATTGCTGTGATGGTAAGTGGTTTGCTGATTATTGCTGTCTCAGCTTTTGTGGTTCAAAGGTTCGATTTATTTATTCTCAGATTTTTAGAAGGCTATTGGCCTAGTTGGCTGTCTCCCCTACTTTTCTTACGACGCTGGATGATACAGCAAAAAAAGCATGAATTTAAACGAAAAGAAAATCGTTGGCAAACTCTGGCTAATCAAAAAAATAAACAAATAACTGACGAAGAATTAGAAGAATATGTAACGCTGGATGGACAACTTATGCAGTTTCCATCTCAACTTAATAGGTTAATGCCTACAAAGTTAGGTAATATTCTCAGAGCATCTGAAAGCCGCCCTTCTGATAAGTATGGCTTAGATGCTGTAATTTGCTGGTCTCGCCTCTGGCTACTATTACCGGATGGAGTGAAGAAAGAATTACAGGAAGCACGGTCAAATCTGAATACAGCAGCCCGTTTTTGGCTGTGGAGTTTGCTGTTTCTCGTTTGGACTGTTTGGGCTTGGTGGGCTATCCCTGCTGCTTTTCTGGGAGCAATCTTTGCTTATTACTGGGCAGTTGATGCCGCAAGTGTCTACTGTAATTTATTGGAATCTGCGTTTGATTTGTATCGCTTAGAACTTTACAAATCTCTTCGTTGGCGAATACCTATTAATCCGAAGCAAGAAAAAGAATTAGGTCAGCAATTGACAATTTATTTGTTACGAGGTTTAGATGGCGACAGACCAATATTTACGCCTCTAAAGGAAAAGTGACTCTCATGGGTAAATATTTAGTAAGGAATATTTACTCGATTCTTACCTGTGAAAATACAGTTAAAATCAAACAATAGCTAGGATATTGATAAATTTTCCAGAACTTTTACAAAAAGCCGCATATTAATGAGTAAGGATGCTTTAGTTGTTGGTATTAATAAGTATAATATTCCAGGATTGTCAGCGTTACGATCGCCTGCTAACGATGCTGAAGCGATCGCCAAGCGACTCAGTGAAGCTGGAAATTTTCGTGTCAAGCGATTGCCACAATTCCTAGATCCGTTTGAAGGTGATGCACCACGCATATCACCAAACCAGGAAGTCAAGGTGGCAGATTTAGAGAAGGCTTTAGAGGAACTATTTGATCCTGAAGGCAGAAGCGTTCCAGATACAGCCCTTTTTTATTTTTCTGGGCATGGTCTTCGTAAAGGTCGGCGCAAAGAAGGTTTTCTAGCTACTAGTGATACCGATTGTGATGGGAACTGGGGACTGCGATTAAAGTGGCTGCGTGATTTATTGCAAGACAGCCCAGTAAGGCAGCAGATTATTTGGTTGGACTGTTGTTACAGTGGGGAACTACTCAATTTTACAGAAGCCGATCCAGGCGATCGCGGAAATACACGCGATCGCTGTTTTATTGCCGCTTCTAGAGAATTTGAGCTAGCCCATGAAAACGTGAGCGGAGCTAGCAGCGTACTCACTAGCGCGATTTTGCGCGGATTTGACTTGGCTGATGTATCTAACCAATGGGTCACGAACGAAACACTAGTAACATTCTTGCGGCAGGAATTAGAAACAGCACCCCAAAAATTCATCTCTAACAACTTGGGGTGTATTAATCTCTTTTTTAGGAAAGAAACAACAAATAAACAACCTGTTCAATCTACTGTACAAACTCCGAGTCAACCAAATCAGACAGATAAATTAGCAGAGCAATTACGGGCTTGGTTCACTGCCCTACGTTATGGCTTTGAAAAAGGTGAAATTAGCAATGAAAATTATTTTGAGTGGATTATTAATGTCAATAACCCTATAGAGAAAAAGGGGTATAACCGAGTTTTGGTGCGCGGCATTACAGGAGAAGCCGGAATGGCAGATGTTGCTGCCTTGCGACAGTCAGTAAATGCTCGAAAAACAGATATAGGTTGGCTAATCACCAATCGCCGTGTCAGTCGCGCTGCTAAAGATGAGGTGAGCAAGCAAGAAAATCAAAATTTATTTTGCTACACCCTTGATGAGTTGCTGGATAGGGATGCCGATTTTAATGTCTACCTCAACTGGTTAGAAAATGAAATCAAGCAACGGGGAATTGACCGCACTTATGTACCCCTAGCTTGTACCAAAGAGGAATTTGATCCCACCTCAAAGCAGAAAATGGGTATGAGCCGCTACGATCAAACTGATGGTGGGATTGATGGTTATGTTGAGCGCTGGCTTGATGATCCTGCCAAAGAACACCTTTCTGTTTTGGGTGAATTTGGCACTGGCAAAACCTGGTTTGGGTTGCATTATGCCTGGACTGCCCTGCAACGCTATCGGGATGCTCAACGCCGGGGAGTAGAACGTCCACGTCTACCATTAGTCATTCCTTTACGGGACTATGCCAAAGCAGTCAGTGTAGAATCGCTATTTTCGGAATTCTTTTTTCGCAAGCATGAAATCCCACTGCCTGGTTATTCTGCTTTTGAGCAACTCAACCGCATGGGTAAAGTGTTGTTGATTTTTGATGGCTTTGATGAAATGGCAGCTAGAGTCAATCGCCAAGAGATGATCAACAACTTCTGGGAACTAGCCAAAGTAGTAGTACCAGGGGCAAAGGTAATTCTCACCTGTCGCACCGAACATTTCCCAGAAGCTAAACAAGGAAGGGCTTTGCTAAGTGCAGAGTTGCAAGCTTCTACAATTAACTTGCCTCTAGAGACACCGCGCTTTGAAGTGCTGGAATTAGAAAAATTTGATGACGAGCAAATTCGGCAAGTATTAGCGTTTCGTGCTGAACCAGAAACCGTAGAACAGATAATGAGTAATCCGACATTGCGGGATTTGGCACGTCGTCCCGTAATGACGGAACTAATTATAGAAGCTTTGCCAGAGATTGAGGCGGGCAAGCCAGTAGATATATCACGGGTATATTTATATGCTGTGCGGCACAAAATGGAGAGAGATATCAAAACCAACCGTACCTTTACCTCATTGGCAGACAAGCTCTATTTTTTGTGTGAGTTGTCCTGGGAAATGCTCTCAACAGACCAGATGAGCATGAACTACAAAGAATTTCCCGACCGGATTCGGCGTTTATTTGGTTCTGTAGTCGAGGAAGAAAAAGATTTAGACCACTGGCATTTCGACATGATGGGGCAAACAATGCTGATCCGTAATGCGGAAGGAGACTACAGCCCCGCCCATCGTTCGTTATTGGAATTTTTTGCTGCCTACAAGCTGGTGGCAGAGTTAGGCCTTTTAGCTCGCGATTTCACAGAACTGGCTCAAGCACAGTCTCATTTAGATACTGTTCCACCACAAGATTACACTTGGTCAGAATACTTTCAACGACAATGCGGGGAAGATAAGCAACCGCTCCCAATCGCACCGCTAAATTCATTCGCCAAAGCATCTTTAGAAAAATTATCTAATTATTTTGGTACGGCTCCCTTAGCAAAAGCTGTACTGGATTTAGCTGTGCCAATGTTAAATGAGCAAGTATTTAAACAACGGTTGCTTACACTAATTCAGTCAACCCGTGGCAGAACTCAGACTCAGGTGGGTTATATGGGTGGCAACCTGGTGAAATTACTAATAGGAAGAAATCCTTATAGTCTAGAAAATTCTGATCTCAGCCATACTGTTATTACAGACGTAAACTTTGCTAATGCCAGCTTGCGGTGGATAAATTTGATGGAAGCGGATCTGACGAACTCGGTCTTTGCGCCAGTTCTAGGAACGGTCTTGTCGGTGGCATTTAGTGCTGATGGCAAAAAATTGGTGATTGGAGATAGTAAGGGTACTGTACAGGTTTGGGAAGCATCCTCTGGCAGAGTCTTATTGTTCCTTCAAGGGCATAATTCTAGGGTCAATTCAGTGGCGTTTTCCCCCGACGGTCAGCGGATTGTCAGTGGCAGTAATGACAAGACAGTACGGTTGTGGGATGTGAATGGTCAGCCCATTGGTCAACCCTTTGTCGGGCATAAAAATCTGGTCAATTCAGTGGCGTTTTCCCCCGACGGTCAGCGGATTATCAGTGGCAGTAATGACAAGACAGTACGGTTGTGGGATGTGAATGGTCAGCCCATTGGTCAACCCTTTGTCGGGCATAAAAATCTGGTCAATTCAGTGGCGTTTTCCCCCGACGGTCAGCGGATTGTCAGTGGCAGTAATGACAAGACAGTACGGTTGTGGGATGTGAATGGTCAGCCCATTGGTCAACCCTTTGTCGGGCATAAAAATTGGGTCTATTCAGTGGCGTTTTCCCCCGACGGTCAGCGAATTGTTAGTGGCAGTGATGACAAGACAGTACGGTTGTGGGATGTGAATGGTCAGCCCATTGGTCAACCTTTTGTCGGGCATGATTCTAGGGTCAATTCAGTGGCGTTTTCCCCCGACTGTCAGCGGATTGTCAGTGGCAGTAATGACAAGACAGTACGGTTGTGGGATGTGAATGGTCAGCCCATTGGTCAATCCTTTGTCGGGCATAAAAATTGGGTCAATTCAGTGGCGTTTTCCCCCGACTGTCAGCGGATTGTTAGTGGCAGTAATGACAAGACAGTACGGTTGTGGGATGTGAATGGTCAGCCCATTAGTCAACCCTTTGTCGGGCATGATTCTAGGGTTAATTCAGTGGCGTTTTCCCCCGACGGTCAGCGGATTGTTAGTGGCAGTAATGACAACACAGTACGGTTGTGGGATGTGAATGGTCAACCCATTAGTCAACCCTTTGTCGGGCATAAAAATCTGGTCAATTCAGTGGCGTTTTCCCCCGACGGTCAGCGAATTGTCAGTGGCAGTGATGACAAGACAGTACGGTTGTGGGATGTGAATGGTCAGCCCATTGGTCAACCCTTTGTCGGGCATAAAAACCTGGTCTATTCAGTGGCGTTTTCCCCCGACGGTCAGCGAATTGTCAGTGGCAGTGATGATAAGACAGTACGGTTGTGGGATGTGAATGGTCAGCCCATTGCTCAACCCTTTGTCGGGCATGATTCTAGGGTCAATTCAGTGGCGTTTTCCCCCGACTGTCAGCGGATTGTCAGTGGCAGTAATGACAACACAGTACGGTTGTGGGATGTGAATGGTCAGCCCATTGGTCAATCCTTTGTCGGTCATAAAAATTGGGTCAATTCAGTGGCGTTTTCCCCCGACTGTCAGCGGATTGTCAGTGGCAGTGATGATAAGACAGTACGGTTGTGGGATGTGAATGGTCAGCCCATTGGTCAACCCTTTGTCGGGCATGATTCTAGGGTCAATTCAGTGGCGTTTTCCCCCGACTGTCAGCGGATTGTCAGTGGCAGTAATGACAACACAGTACGGTTGTGGGATGTGAATGGTCAGCCCATTGGTCAACCCTTTGTCGGGCATGATTCTGGGGTCTATTCAGTGGCGTTTTTCCCCGACGGTCAGTGGATTGTCAGTGGCAGTTTTGATGAAACCATCCGTATTTGGGATGCAACTACTGGCGACTGTCTGCGGGTAATTAGCTATAAACTGTGTGCAGGGCTGAATATCACAGGTGTAACAGGGCTAACGTCAGCACAGCGCGTAGCATTAAAACTAATGGGAGCGATTGAACACGCTGATACACCTCTGCGCTAACCTAGAGGCTATATATAAATAAAGGGTTATGACACCTGAAGAAATTGCGGCTACGCTCACAGAATTATTTGGTACATCGGCTGTTCTAGTCATTGCTCCTGGATCGTGGCAAGTAGACACTCCTACTTTTCGGCTGTTAGTGCTGCTTTCCGAAGATAATACTTGGCTGCGAGTTTTACTGCCTATTGCGCCCATCCAAGAAGCCCAGCCATTTTTAGAACAGTTTCTAGAAGCTAACTTCGATGACACTCAAGAAGTACGTTACGCTTTGTATGAAGGGGTAATTTGGGGGGTGTTTCAACATCACAGTAGCACTTTAGTCAGTGCAGATTTGTCCAATGCAATTAACCGACTTGCATCTCTCTATCAAGCCAGATTAGATAATGTCTTTAATCGACTAATTGAAAGCCGCATCCGGCAAATTATTCAGGCAGCAAAACAGCAAGGGCAATCTCTGCAAGCGACTATGCAAAGCTTAGAACGCTTTTACGCAGAAGGAATGATGGGCGAAATCAATCAAACCTCAGAAGGGCGAGAAGAAGTCCTAAGTGCTTGGCGGCGTCAGTTAGAACGTTTATGGAATGAAGGTTAATTTCCATTTTTCAGTTTTCATATTAAACCAATTTACAGATATATTTATTTCTCATGGATATCATTGAAATCCTCAAAGAAGACTATCAAAGATTCCCAGTCAATCAAACTTATAATATTTATGCTCCAGACGTTTATTTTCAAGACCCGCTGAATAAATTTCGTGGTGTTAAACGTTATAAAGAAATGATTAATTTTATCCAAACTTGGTTTTTAAATCCCAAGATGGATGTACATAATATTCAACGTTTAGGAGACACAATCAAAACTGAGTGGACACTCAGTTGGAATACTCCTCTCCCTTGGAAACCAAGGATCTCTATTCCTGGTTGGAGTGAATTAGGTCTTAATTCTGATGGTTTGATTGTCTCCCATATCGATTATTGGAACTGTTCGCGCCTAGATGTGGTAAAGCAACATTTATTTCTTTCAAAAAGTTGATTATCGAGCCAGGGTTTAAGAGGTTGTTTGAAAAGCCCAGGCGATTAGGGACTTCCATATAAAAAAATATCCAATTAACTCCTGTGGGGTGGGCATCTTGCCCGCCCAGTTCATAGGGCGGGCAAGATGCCCACCCCACAATAGCCACATCCAAGCTCGAATGCTCCCCCTGCCTCCTTCAATAAAATGAAAGTGCCAGTTATTGATTATCGCCAAGAGAATGCTGCTAATTCACTATTGCCGAAATCCTCTATTCTCTCAAGTTCTGGGTGGAGTCACCTGCATCTAGAAGTTTACCAACAGCCAAAATTTGAAATCGCGGAACATCAACATACGATGCATGTCATTGCTTGTGGGCTTCTTGCCTCACCAGGAGAACTACAAGATCGCAAAATGGCTTCAGGAGAGCGATGGTTAGATGGAAAGCTGGAGCCAGAAAGGCGCAGAGATGGAGATATTGCAATAATTCCGGCGGGGATTTCCCATCGCTGTAACTGGAATACTTCAGTTGAGTTTATGGTTTTGGCAATTGAACCTGCACTTCTCCAACTGGTGGGTCAGGATTTTGTTGGTGGCAGAATTGAACTCACGCCTCGGTTTATGAGTCAGCAAGATGTGCTAATTCAAGGAATTTTTTCGAGTTTGAGAGATGAATTAGAGTCAGGTAAAATTGGCGGTGATTTGCTGATTGACAGTCTCAAAACAACATTAGCAATTCACCTTTTACGGAACTATTGCAGCACGCAACCAAAGCTTTCTAGTTATTCAGATGGATTATCTCAAGGAACGCTGCAAAAAATCACAGACTATATTCATGACTATCTCTATCAAGACTTGAAGTTGATTGAATTGAGTGCGATCGCACAACTTAGTCCCTACTATTTTCTACGTCTGTTTAAGCAACGGATGGGAATCACACCCCACCAATACATCCTACAACGCCGAATTGAAAAGGCAAAACATTTGTTACAGCACAGCAATCTGAGCATTGCGGATATTGCAACGCAAACAGGTTTTTCCGATCAAAGCCATTTGACTAAATGCTTTAAACGCCAGGTTGGTGTCACACCAAAACAACTCCGACAAGAGCGATCGCAATAATATACTAAAATCCCGCAACTTTCTTCTAGAATCCTCAATTGCTAATTTTTAAGCTATTAACAACAGATTCTATCGGAGAAAGAAGAATGCCAATTGAACAAACCAAGGTGTTAATTTCCACACCAGATGGACAGATGCCCGCTGTTTTGTTTACACCAACTCATCCTGAGCCTCAGTCTGCCATTCTACTGCTGATGGAGGCATTTGGCTTAACGTCACATATTCAAGATGTAGCAGCCCGAATCGCTCATGAAGGATATGTAGTCATCATCCCCGATCTATATTACCGCGAGTTGCCCGACAACAAATTTGGCTACGACGAAGTTGATCGGGCAATGGCCATGATGTGGCGCTTGGATTTCGGCCAGCCAATGGTAAACGATATTCGAGCCGCATTAGCCTATTTAAAGTCACACCCAGCAGTGAACCCCCATCGCATCGGCGTAACCGGATTCTGTCTGGGTGGCGGTTTAACCTTTTTCACAGCTTGTAAGTTATCAAAGGAAATTGCCGCAGCGGCTCCCTTCTACGGTATGGTTGCTGATGAGTGGATTGATGCAGTGAAAGATATTACAGTACCTATCTATCTATTTTTTGGTGGAACTGATCAGTTTATTTTAGGCGATCGCATTCAACAAATAAAATCGCGGTTTCAAGAACTGGGCAAAGACTACACCCTAAAAGTTTATCCCGATGCGGGGCATGGTTTCTTTTGTCACGAACGATCCGACTACAATCCCTTGGCGGCGGAAGATGCTTGGCATCAACTTACAAGATTTTTTAATCGACACCTGCGAGGAGAACACTAAAAGTTATGTCATATCAAGTCTGCTTAATCGCTGATACCATTTCTTTGTGAAACTGCGCCAAACTTTCTTTCTTCTTTGTGTCCTTTGCGCCTTTGCGGTTCGTTCCTCATACATCCTCTAAAATAGGGTTTCATACTCAACTTGAAATTGATTTTCATCCCCCAAATTAGTTGAGCCTCGCATGAGAATTTCGTCATTGAGTCGATAAAGCACGTTGTAACGGAAAGAGTCATCGCTAGAAAGAGCGCGTGATAAAGAGGCAGAGAAATTTCTATTGATGTTAAACACACCTTCTGCTGATAAATTAAGAACTGAAGTTCTTGTTGTTTCATTGGTAGATGGAGTCGGAAATATCCGAAATTCACTAAAACCAACAGCCTGTCCGATCGCAGTAATAGTTCCTTGTAAACTACCTAAAATGGTAGAACTAGCGAAATTAGTCAGCCCTTGGCCTGCATCTGTTTGACCGAAAGAACCGAGAATTGAGCCACCCAGCAGAGCAACTATTTCTCCTTTACTACGGCTAGGTTGACTCGTTAATTCTAAATTGTCGCCCAATTCACTAGCTGGCCCGTTTACAGTAGCTTGAACGGTAACGGTACGTAAAGTTCCAAAGTTGTTTACAGAAGCATCGCTGACTTCCGCAGACAGTGGTGATTCCAAAATTCGACTGTTTATTGCTGATGCTTCCGGTACAATTGCAGTCAGTCGGACATCCAAAGTCGGGTCAAGTCCTTGACTTGGAATAAATCGCGCAGTTTGTTCGTAGCCCCGTGCTAAGGTGAACTCAGTAGAAAATAAGCTGACTCTTCCTCCTGTCAAACGAATGACTCCTTCAGGAAGCGGCTTGGCTAATGTACCATTAATGGTCAAATCGCCTTTAGCGTCAAAGCTCAATAGGGGCTGACTCAATGCGGCTCCTCCTGGTACAAAGCTTAGTAAAGACTGAGTGGTAACACGAATATCCTTGTCTAAAATCAACTTTAAATCTGCAAATTTTATCGGTAGATTGGGTGGAGTTGCTGCGCTAGTGCTTCCGCCTGCTGTCGCCACTGGGTTAGCGCTTCCGTCTGCTGTAACTACTGGGTTAGCGCTATTCTCTGCTGTCGGTGTAGCGTTAGGGTTAACCTCTTGTCTATTTAGATTTATGACGTTAGTATTAGCCTCTGCTGTCGCTGCTGGTTTTTTATTAGCAGTAGCCGAGTTTCCAATAATCACCTGACCATCACTCAGTTTAATCTCTCCACCAATTACAGGTTTTAACGCTGTTCCCCGAATCACGATATCACCACCGACACCACCTTCATACAATCCTGCAAGCTTAAAATTGAGTTTGTCTGCGATTGATACTGTTAGAGGATTCGCTGCGGCTTGCTGAGAATCAAAAATTGGCAGGATGCCTGATGCAGTCACCTGTCCTTGATTATAATTACCTTGGATATTTTCAACGCTTACCGTACTACCATTAAATTGCGCTGTTCCAGTAACATTCGTGAGGGGATCGGATAAAGCTTGAGCGCGAAAGGTAGCATTATTAAGTGTGGCATTTCCGTTAATAATTGGTTCGTTTAAAGTACCTTGAATATTTAAATCTACTTTTCCTTGACCGTCTACCCAAGCAACTTGATTGTTAGTCAACAGATTTAATAGTGCTAATCCTTCATTTTGCACATTGGCGTTGATGCTGATTTGATTGCTATCCGGTTGCACGTCAGCAAAAGGTAAGGGAGCCGGTACGCTACCTGTAATGGCGACTGGCTGCGTTCCTGTCACTAGCAGGGTACTATCAAAATTCAAACGAGCTTTGTTGTAATCAAAGTTCACTTCTCCTGTTTGCACAGGTTGTTTGTTAAGAGTCGCATCAGCTAAAGTTACTTTGCCTTTTGCACTAGGGTCTTGTAAACTACCCGCTATGGTGGCATCAGCATTGACATTACCAGTGATATCTATGGGATATTTTTCGATAAAAGGTTCTAAAAGTGATAGAGGTAAACTTGCTACATTCAACTTTCCAGATAGTTGCTCAGTTCCTAACTGTCCTGAAAAAGCCACTAGTCCTTGATTTATCCCAATACTCAAGGGCGAAAGTGTGACGATACCATCGGCGAAATTGCCTTGAGCAACTACTTGATTGATGGAATATTCACCCCATTGCCAGTTTGCACCTTGAAAATTAAAGCCGACATTCAACCCAGATTTTAACGAGCCATTGGCTGTAATTGCTCCGCTTAAAGCACCTGTTAATTCTGCAAGGCTAGGCAAAGATCGAGTTTGTTTTGTTTCTACTTGCTGTTGTTTGGCATTGGCTGCTGTAAGATTCGAGAAGTATGCTAGCTGTGTTTTCAAATCTGCATTGGGCAAACTGATAGACTCGGTGTTAAGTGCTTCGGCTCCCGCTAAGGTGGGAGGCTGCAACCCGCTACCAAGGTCTTGAAAGTCGAAGATATTAAACGCTTGTAAAAGTCTCTGGATTTTGGCTTGAGCAAAATTAGCTTGGAATTGGAATTTTGGGTCATTCCCTGCTTGCACATTGCCACTGAGAGCGATGTTGCTATCGCCAATCCGCAATAGACCATTAGCCAAGCTAGCAGTACCATCGGCATAATTAATCCTGCCGCGAAATTCATCGGCTGCAACTCTGGCAACACGAGGCCCTGCGATCGCCACATCCCCCGCAATGGCATAATTATTCAGATTGACAACTAAATTACCCGATAATTGTCCCGCCAAAGGTTTCAATTGATTGTTAGGTAAAAAGCCGCCAACCA
This Nostoc sp. C052 DNA region includes the following protein-coding sequences:
- a CDS encoding caspase family protein, with protein sequence MSKDALVVGINKYNIPGLSALRSPANDAEAIAKRLSEAGNFRVKRLPQFLDPFEGDAPRISPNQEVKVADLEKALEELFDPEGRSVPDTALFYFSGHGLRKGRRKEGFLATSDTDCDGNWGLRLKWLRDLLQDSPVRQQIIWLDCCYSGELLNFTEADPGDRGNTRDRCFIAASREFELAHENVSGASSVLTSAILRGFDLADVSNQWVTNETLVTFLRQELETAPQKFISNNLGCINLFFRKETTNKQPVQSTVQTPSQPNQTDKLAEQLRAWFTALRYGFEKGEISNENYFEWIINVNNPIEKKGYNRVLVRGITGEAGMADVAALRQSVNARKTDIGWLITNRRVSRAAKDEVSKQENQNLFCYTLDELLDRDADFNVYLNWLENEIKQRGIDRTYVPLACTKEEFDPTSKQKMGMSRYDQTDGGIDGYVERWLDDPAKEHLSVLGEFGTGKTWFGLHYAWTALQRYRDAQRRGVERPRLPLVIPLRDYAKAVSVESLFSEFFFRKHEIPLPGYSAFEQLNRMGKVLLIFDGFDEMAARVNRQEMINNFWELAKVVVPGAKVILTCRTEHFPEAKQGRALLSAELQASTINLPLETPRFEVLELEKFDDEQIRQVLAFRAEPETVEQIMSNPTLRDLARRPVMTELIIEALPEIEAGKPVDISRVYLYAVRHKMERDIKTNRTFTSLADKLYFLCELSWEMLSTDQMSMNYKEFPDRIRRLFGSVVEEEKDLDHWHFDMMGQTMLIRNAEGDYSPAHRSLLEFFAAYKLVAELGLLARDFTELAQAQSHLDTVPPQDYTWSEYFQRQCGEDKQPLPIAPLNSFAKASLEKLSNYFGTAPLAKAVLDLAVPMLNEQVFKQRLLTLIQSTRGRTQTQVGYMGGNLVKLLIGRNPYSLENSDLSHTVITDVNFANASLRWINLMEADLTNSVFAPVLGTVLSVAFSADGKKLVIGDSKGTVQVWEASSGRVLLFLQGHNSRVNSVAFSPDGQRIVSGSNDKTVRLWDVNGQPIGQPFVGHKNLVNSVAFSPDGQRIISGSNDKTVRLWDVNGQPIGQPFVGHKNLVNSVAFSPDGQRIVSGSNDKTVRLWDVNGQPIGQPFVGHKNWVYSVAFSPDGQRIVSGSDDKTVRLWDVNGQPIGQPFVGHDSRVNSVAFSPDCQRIVSGSNDKTVRLWDVNGQPIGQSFVGHKNWVNSVAFSPDCQRIVSGSNDKTVRLWDVNGQPISQPFVGHDSRVNSVAFSPDGQRIVSGSNDNTVRLWDVNGQPISQPFVGHKNLVNSVAFSPDGQRIVSGSDDKTVRLWDVNGQPIGQPFVGHKNLVYSVAFSPDGQRIVSGSDDKTVRLWDVNGQPIAQPFVGHDSRVNSVAFSPDCQRIVSGSNDNTVRLWDVNGQPIGQSFVGHKNWVNSVAFSPDCQRIVSGSDDKTVRLWDVNGQPIGQPFVGHDSRVNSVAFSPDCQRIVSGSNDNTVRLWDVNGQPIGQPFVGHDSGVYSVAFFPDGQWIVSGSFDETIRIWDATTGDCLRVISYKLCAGLNITGVTGLTSAQRVALKLMGAIEHADTPLR
- a CDS encoding dienelactone hydrolase family protein produces the protein MPIEQTKVLISTPDGQMPAVLFTPTHPEPQSAILLLMEAFGLTSHIQDVAARIAHEGYVVIIPDLYYRELPDNKFGYDEVDRAMAMMWRLDFGQPMVNDIRAALAYLKSHPAVNPHRIGVTGFCLGGGLTFFTACKLSKEIAAAAPFYGMVADEWIDAVKDITVPIYLFFGGTDQFILGDRIQQIKSRFQELGKDYTLKVYPDAGHGFFCHERSDYNPLAAEDAWHQLTRFFNRHLRGEH
- a CDS encoding helix-turn-helix domain-containing protein is translated as MKVPVIDYRQENAANSLLPKSSILSSSGWSHLHLEVYQQPKFEIAEHQHTMHVIACGLLASPGELQDRKMASGERWLDGKLEPERRRDGDIAIIPAGISHRCNWNTSVEFMVLAIEPALLQLVGQDFVGGRIELTPRFMSQQDVLIQGIFSSLRDELESGKIGGDLLIDSLKTTLAIHLLRNYCSTQPKLSSYSDGLSQGTLQKITDYIHDYLYQDLKLIELSAIAQLSPYYFLRLFKQRMGITPHQYILQRRIEKAKHLLQHSNLSIADIATQTGFSDQSHLTKCFKRQVGVTPKQLRQERSQ
- a CDS encoding HupE/UreJ family protein: MFKTKLSESSVSKELHTSKLMHRHIGAIAALVLISLLSSLSGTPVDHAISNAWEGFLWGLADPVISLNCLVGIVAIGLLSSVFVRGAAIAGCFIFATVLGIVIHLLQLDLPGTEIAIAISTIVFGTMLMMPNQLNFLVLALVGISAGLFQGYANAESIISVGIIPVVAYILGITLTLFAVAMSAREIGVGMGMGEINRILSWKMSIAGFALCAIGIVFLSNSII
- a CDS encoding DUF2358 domain-containing protein — encoded protein: MDIIEILKEDYQRFPVNQTYNIYAPDVYFQDPLNKFRGVKRYKEMINFIQTWFLNPKMDVHNIQRLGDTIKTEWTLSWNTPLPWKPRISIPGWSELGLNSDGLIVSHIDYWNCSRLDVVKQHLFLSKS